Proteins from a genomic interval of Ralstonia wenshanensis:
- the gsiB gene encoding glutathione ABC transporter substrate-binding protein GsiB, whose amino-acid sequence MFNRFAHRVAFGPRAAMVASGLALAAFTTPAFAAKDAVMAVYSTFTTMDPYDANDTLSFSAAKSFYQGLFGFDKDMKLVNVLCDSYEVSKDGLVYTFKLHKGVKFHDGTTFDANAVKANLDRVTDPANKLKRYTLFNRVAKTEVVDPYTARVTLKEPFSPFINVLAHPSAAMISPTALKKYGKDIAFHPVGTGPFEFVEWKQTDDLKGKKFAGYWKHGLPKIDTITWKPVVDNNTRATVMQTGEADFAFSIPFEQAAVLKNSPKVDLIAAPSIIQRYVSFNTRVKPFDNPKVRQAINYAINKDALTKVAFSGYAVPADGVVPQGVDYAVKLGPWPYNPAKAKELLKEAGYPNGFETQLWSAYNHTTAQKIIQFVQQQLAQVGIKAQVQALEAGQRVERVESVPKPEDAGVRMYYAGWSSSTGESDWALRPLLASESMPPKSLNTAYYKNDQVDADIAGALRTTDRAEKSKLYTDAQKRIWEDAPWAFLVTEKIIYARSKRLSGAYVAPDGSFSFDDIDIKQ is encoded by the coding sequence ATGTTCAATCGCTTTGCCCACCGAGTCGCATTCGGCCCGCGCGCAGCCATGGTTGCCAGCGGCCTGGCGCTGGCGGCATTCACCACGCCGGCCTTTGCCGCCAAGGACGCCGTGATGGCGGTCTACTCGACCTTCACCACGATGGACCCGTACGATGCCAACGACACGCTGTCGTTCAGCGCCGCCAAGTCGTTCTATCAAGGCCTGTTCGGCTTCGACAAGGACATGAAGCTCGTCAACGTGCTGTGCGACAGCTACGAGGTGAGCAAGGACGGCCTGGTCTACACGTTCAAGCTGCACAAGGGTGTGAAGTTCCACGATGGCACCACGTTTGATGCCAACGCCGTCAAGGCCAACCTGGACCGCGTGACGGACCCGGCCAACAAGCTCAAGCGCTACACCCTGTTCAACCGTGTCGCCAAGACCGAAGTGGTGGACCCGTACACCGCGCGCGTGACGCTCAAGGAGCCGTTCTCGCCGTTCATCAACGTGCTGGCGCACCCGTCGGCCGCGATGATTTCGCCCACGGCACTCAAGAAGTACGGCAAGGACATTGCTTTCCACCCGGTCGGCACCGGCCCGTTCGAGTTTGTCGAGTGGAAGCAGACCGATGATCTGAAGGGCAAGAAATTCGCCGGCTACTGGAAGCACGGGCTGCCCAAGATCGACACCATCACCTGGAAGCCGGTGGTAGACAACAACACGCGCGCCACCGTCATGCAGACGGGCGAGGCGGATTTCGCGTTCAGCATTCCGTTCGAGCAGGCGGCCGTACTCAAGAACAGCCCGAAGGTGGACCTGATCGCCGCGCCTTCCATCATCCAGCGTTACGTGTCGTTCAACACGCGCGTCAAGCCGTTCGACAATCCGAAGGTGCGTCAGGCCATCAACTACGCCATCAACAAGGATGCGCTGACCAAGGTGGCGTTCTCGGGTTATGCCGTGCCAGCCGACGGCGTGGTGCCGCAGGGCGTGGATTACGCGGTCAAGCTGGGCCCGTGGCCGTACAACCCGGCTAAGGCGAAAGAGCTGCTGAAGGAAGCGGGCTACCCGAACGGCTTCGAGACGCAACTGTGGTCGGCCTACAACCACACGACGGCGCAGAAGATCATCCAGTTCGTGCAGCAGCAACTGGCCCAGGTCGGCATCAAGGCTCAGGTGCAGGCGCTGGAAGCCGGCCAGCGCGTCGAGCGCGTGGAAAGCGTGCCCAAGCCGGAAGACGCCGGCGTGCGCATGTACTACGCAGGCTGGTCGTCATCGACGGGTGAATCGGATTGGGCACTCCGTCCGCTGCTGGCTTCGGAGTCGATGCCGCCCAAATCGTTGAACACGGCGTACTACAAGAACGACCAGGTCGATGCCGACATTGCCGGCGCACTGCGCACCACCGATCGTGCTGAAAAGTCGAAGCTCTACACCGACGCCCAGAAGCGTATCTGGGAAGACGCACCGTGGGCCTTCCTGGTGACCGAGAAGATCATCTACGCGCGTTCGAAGCGCCTCTCGGGTGCCTACGTGGCACCGGACGGCTCGTTCAGCTTCGACGACATCGACATCAAGCAGTAA
- the gsiC gene encoding glutathione ABC transporter permease GsiC, whose protein sequence is MLNYFIKRVLGVIPTLLIVAVLVFLFVHLLPGDPARLAAGPEADDVTVGLVRKDLGLDKPMHEQFVRFFANAVRGEFGNSIRTKRPVSEEIGDRFMPTLNLTIASMVWAVIFGMAIGIASAVWRNKWPDRLGMTLAVSGISFPAFALGMLLMEVFSVQLGWLPSIGAESWKHYILPSLTLGAAVAAVMARFTRASFVEVLQEDFVRTARAKGVRETVVVIKHCLRNAMIPVVTMMGLQFGFLLGGSIVVEKVFNWPGLGRLLVDSVEMRDYPVIQAEVLLFSLEFILINLVVDVLYTIINPTIRYKK, encoded by the coding sequence ATGCTGAACTACTTCATTAAACGTGTGCTGGGCGTGATCCCGACACTGCTGATCGTGGCAGTGCTGGTGTTCCTGTTCGTGCACCTGCTGCCGGGTGATCCGGCCCGGCTCGCGGCCGGCCCCGAGGCCGATGACGTGACCGTTGGCTTGGTGCGCAAAGACCTGGGCCTGGACAAGCCGATGCACGAGCAGTTCGTGCGCTTCTTCGCCAACGCCGTGCGCGGCGAGTTCGGCAACTCGATCCGTACCAAGCGTCCGGTGAGCGAAGAGATCGGAGATCGCTTCATGCCGACGCTGAACCTGACGATTGCGAGCATGGTGTGGGCGGTGATCTTCGGGATGGCCATCGGCATTGCTTCGGCCGTGTGGCGCAACAAGTGGCCGGATCGCCTGGGCATGACGCTGGCGGTGTCGGGGATTTCGTTTCCGGCTTTCGCGCTGGGCATGCTGCTGATGGAAGTGTTCTCGGTGCAGCTCGGTTGGCTGCCGTCCATCGGCGCCGAGAGCTGGAAACACTACATCCTGCCTTCGCTCACGCTGGGTGCTGCGGTGGCTGCCGTGATGGCGCGCTTCACTCGCGCTTCGTTCGTCGAAGTGCTGCAGGAAGATTTTGTGCGCACCGCCCGGGCCAAGGGCGTGCGCGAAACGGTGGTCGTCATCAAGCATTGCCTGCGCAACGCGATGATTCCCGTGGTGACCATGATGGGGCTGCAGTTCGGCTTCCTGCTGGGCGGCTCGATCGTGGTGGAGAAGGTGTTCAACTGGCCGGGCCTCGGTCGGCTGCTGGTGGATTCAGTGGAGATGCGCGATTACCCCGTCATCCAGGCCGAGGTGCTGCTGTTCTCGCTGGAATTCATCCTGATCAACCTGGTGGTGGACGTGCTCTACACGATCATCAATCCGACCATCCGCTACAAGAAGTAA
- the gsiD gene encoding glutathione ABC transporter permease GsiD, with amino-acid sequence MTQATSVAVAPQTAAEPVRTPWSEFWRKFRKQHLAMGAGVFVIALVVIAILAPHIVPFDPENYFDYDALNAGPSAQHWFGVDSLGRDIFSRILMGTRISLEAGFVSVIIGAIVGTVLGLLAGYYEGWWDRIVMRISDVLFAFPGILLAIGIVAILGNGMMNVVFAVAVFSIPAFARLVRGNTLMLKHLTYVEAARSIGASDWTIIMRHILPGTISSIVVYFSMRIGTSIITAASLSFLGLGAQPPTPEWGAMLNEARADMVTAPHVAIFPSLAIFLTVLAFNLLGDGLRDALDPKIDRR; translated from the coding sequence ATGACACAGGCAACAAGCGTGGCGGTCGCGCCGCAAACCGCTGCAGAGCCCGTCCGTACGCCGTGGAGCGAGTTCTGGCGCAAGTTCCGCAAGCAGCATCTGGCGATGGGCGCCGGTGTGTTCGTGATCGCGCTGGTGGTAATCGCCATCCTCGCGCCGCACATCGTGCCGTTCGATCCGGAAAACTATTTCGACTACGACGCGCTCAACGCGGGGCCGTCGGCGCAGCATTGGTTCGGCGTCGATTCGCTGGGCCGCGACATCTTCAGCCGCATCCTGATGGGCACGCGCATCTCGCTGGAAGCGGGCTTCGTGTCGGTCATCATCGGCGCCATCGTGGGCACTGTGCTCGGCCTGCTGGCCGGCTACTACGAAGGCTGGTGGGACCGCATCGTCATGCGCATCTCCGACGTGCTGTTCGCCTTCCCGGGCATCCTGCTGGCGATCGGCATTGTGGCCATCCTGGGCAACGGCATGATGAACGTCGTTTTTGCCGTGGCGGTGTTCAGCATCCCGGCATTTGCGCGGCTGGTGCGCGGCAACACGCTCATGCTCAAGCACCTGACGTATGTGGAAGCTGCGCGCAGCATCGGCGCGTCGGACTGGACCATCATCATGCGGCACATCCTGCCGGGTACGATCTCGTCCATCGTCGTGTACTTCTCGATGCGGATCGGCACCTCGATCATCACCGCAGCCAGCCTCTCGTTCCTGGGCCTCGGCGCACAACCGCCCACGCCAGAGTGGGGCGCGATGCTCAACGAGGCGCGCGCCGACATGGTGACGGCACCGCACGTGGCCATCTTCCCGAGTTTGGCGATCTTCCTGACCGTGCTGGCATTCAACCTGCTGGGCGACGGACTGCGCGACGCGCTGGATCCGAAGATCGACCGTCGCTGA
- a CDS encoding DmpA family aminopeptidase, whose protein sequence is MTRLTIPHIGALPAGARNSITDVAGVAVGHATIAGGDIQTGVTVVRPHAGDPFLDKVPAASVVLNGFGKSIGLVQVDELGVLETPIALTNTFAVGAVAQAQIRQAVAANPQIGRTWSTVNPLVFECNDGYLNDLQAFAVQDVHYDAAYAAAAEVFEQGAVGAGRGMSSFGVKGGIGSASRVVTLADGAKRTVGALVLSNFGVMQNLTLAGRSVGEELAKALAAVAPEPEKGSIIMLLATDAPLDARQLRRLALRAGAGLARTGSVFGHGSGDIALAFSTAYTVPHQGTRAMPAVAMTHESHLDPLFQAAADSVEQAIVHALFHATAVTGRDGNTRRALTELL, encoded by the coding sequence ATGACGCGCCTCACCATTCCACACATCGGCGCGCTGCCTGCCGGTGCGCGCAACAGCATCACCGACGTGGCCGGCGTCGCCGTCGGCCACGCCACGATTGCCGGCGGCGACATCCAGACCGGCGTGACCGTGGTGCGCCCGCACGCCGGGGACCCGTTCCTCGACAAGGTGCCGGCCGCCAGCGTGGTGCTCAACGGCTTCGGCAAGAGCATCGGCCTGGTGCAGGTGGATGAGCTGGGCGTGCTGGAAACGCCGATCGCGCTGACCAACACGTTTGCCGTGGGCGCTGTGGCGCAGGCGCAGATCCGCCAGGCGGTTGCGGCCAATCCGCAGATCGGCCGCACATGGTCGACTGTCAACCCGCTCGTCTTCGAATGCAATGACGGCTACCTGAACGACCTGCAGGCGTTTGCCGTGCAGGACGTGCACTACGACGCGGCCTACGCTGCGGCAGCCGAAGTGTTCGAGCAGGGCGCGGTCGGGGCAGGGCGCGGGATGTCATCGTTCGGCGTGAAGGGCGGCATCGGTTCTGCGTCACGCGTGGTGACGCTTGCCGACGGCGCCAAACGCACGGTCGGCGCGCTGGTGCTGTCCAACTTTGGCGTGATGCAGAACCTGACCCTTGCGGGACGCAGTGTCGGAGAGGAACTGGCAAAAGCGCTGGCCGCCGTTGCCCCAGAGCCCGAGAAAGGTTCGATCATCATGCTGCTCGCCACCGATGCGCCGCTGGACGCCCGCCAGTTGCGCCGCCTCGCCTTGCGCGCGGGCGCAGGCCTGGCGCGTACCGGCTCCGTCTTCGGCCATGGCAGCGGCGACATCGCGCTCGCGTTCTCCACCGCCTACACCGTGCCGCATCAAGGCACACGCGCCATGCCGGCCGTCGCCATGACCCACGAATCGCACCTCGACCCGCTGTTCCAGGCCGCCGCCGACAGCGTCGAACAAGCCATCGTGCACGCGCTGTTCCACGCGACCGCCGTCACCGGCCGAGACGGCAACACGCGCCGCGCCCTGACCGAATTGCTCTGA
- a CDS encoding M55 family metallopeptidase, which produces MRILISADIEGVANVFHPEQTRAGNAEYERARRWMTAEADAAVRGAFDGGATDVLVNDSHGGFRNLIPDSIDRRARFVLGKPRYLSMMAGVDGCDAVCMIGYHARAGSRGVLAHTINSFAFARVWFNEQELGEAGLYGALAGERGVPVAVASGDDVFIKETKPLLPHTAFVETKQAEGQNAGTSLSPEQSCDAIYAAVKATVQRGHFSMPLRLQAPIVCRLQTQTPAQADLFCQWPALERVDGTMLRFAADSVEHAVRMLNSLSAMSAMLR; this is translated from the coding sequence ATGCGCATCCTGATCTCCGCCGACATTGAAGGCGTGGCCAACGTGTTCCACCCCGAGCAAACGCGTGCCGGTAACGCTGAGTACGAACGCGCCCGCCGCTGGATGACTGCAGAAGCCGACGCAGCTGTTCGCGGCGCCTTCGATGGTGGCGCCACTGACGTACTCGTCAACGATTCGCACGGGGGCTTCCGCAACCTCATCCCCGATTCCATCGACCGCCGCGCACGCTTCGTCCTCGGCAAACCGCGTTACCTCAGCATGATGGCCGGCGTGGACGGCTGCGATGCAGTCTGCATGATCGGCTACCACGCGCGCGCCGGCAGCCGCGGCGTGCTGGCACACACCATCAACAGCTTCGCGTTTGCGCGCGTCTGGTTCAACGAGCAGGAACTTGGCGAGGCCGGCCTCTACGGCGCCCTCGCCGGCGAGCGCGGTGTGCCGGTGGCCGTGGCCAGCGGCGACGACGTGTTCATCAAGGAAACCAAGCCGCTGCTGCCGCACACCGCGTTTGTCGAGACCAAGCAGGCCGAAGGCCAGAACGCCGGCACGTCGCTCTCGCCTGAGCAGTCGTGCGACGCCATCTACGCGGCGGTGAAGGCAACGGTGCAGCGCGGGCACTTCAGCATGCCGCTGCGCCTCCAGGCACCGATCGTTTGCCGCCTGCAAACGCAAACGCCCGCACAGGCCGACCTGTTCTGCCAATGGCCCGCCTTGGAACGCGTCGACGGCACGATGCTGCGCTTCGCGGCCGATTCGGTCGAGCACGCCGTGCGCATGCTCAACAGCCTCTCTGCCATGTCAGCGATGCTCCGCTGA
- a CDS encoding chitin-binding domain-containing protein, translating into MTRALTLGMLLCALALTACDRRPSPANPPTPQTSKAEKAAAALAKAAAEFKCPAPSGRFMIDDGTNRGPKQPVRTNCTTAYATCDAQSQAVFDHCPSGQVFDKRFSICVVKDACDEVKS; encoded by the coding sequence ATGACCCGCGCACTCACACTCGGCATGCTGCTGTGTGCGCTAGCACTAACGGCCTGCGACCGCCGCCCGTCCCCGGCCAATCCGCCCACGCCGCAGACGTCGAAGGCCGAAAAGGCTGCCGCCGCACTAGCCAAGGCCGCCGCAGAATTCAAATGCCCCGCGCCATCGGGCCGCTTCATGATTGACGACGGTACCAACCGCGGTCCCAAGCAACCCGTGCGCACCAACTGCACCACCGCCTACGCGACCTGCGACGCCCAGTCGCAAGCCGTCTTCGACCACTGCCCGAGCGGTCAGGTGTTCGATAAGCGCTTTTCCATCTGCGTCGTGAAAGACGCATGTGATGAGGTGAAGTCCTGA
- a CDS encoding DUF2182 domain-containing protein: protein MSGLESVLQRERVITGLGIVAVVTLSWWYLWTGAGMGMSALDMTAFTLFPHRLPGGIGGMDASLPTVTLMWWVMMTAMMTPSAAPLILLYLRVLRHHGTAEARSVILSVSLLAGYLVVWLAFSLGAASLQMALQPTGLISEMMLWSKSAGLSAAVLAAAGAYQFSALKRACLAQCRSPVGFLTAHWRPGAAGSFLLGMRHGAYCVGCCWVLMALLFVGGVMNLVWIAALSLVVFVEKILPRGEHVGRVLGAVLIAWAGATLLV from the coding sequence ATGAGCGGCCTCGAAAGCGTCCTCCAACGCGAGCGCGTCATCACGGGACTCGGCATCGTTGCCGTAGTCACGCTGTCTTGGTGGTATCTGTGGACGGGTGCAGGCATGGGTATGTCCGCACTCGACATGACGGCGTTCACGCTGTTTCCGCATCGATTGCCTGGCGGCATCGGCGGCATGGATGCATCGTTGCCGACGGTGACCCTGATGTGGTGGGTGATGATGACCGCGATGATGACGCCCAGCGCGGCACCGCTCATCTTGCTGTATCTGCGTGTTCTGCGGCACCACGGCACGGCCGAGGCCAGGTCGGTAATCCTTTCGGTGAGTCTTCTGGCCGGTTACCTGGTTGTGTGGCTGGCTTTTTCCCTGGGTGCGGCATCCCTGCAGATGGCGCTGCAACCGACGGGCCTCATTTCAGAAATGATGCTGTGGTCAAAGAGCGCGGGGCTCTCCGCAGCGGTGCTGGCAGCGGCGGGGGCGTATCAGTTCTCTGCGCTCAAGCGCGCGTGCCTGGCGCAGTGCCGCTCGCCGGTGGGCTTCCTGACCGCGCATTGGCGCCCTGGCGCGGCAGGCAGCTTCTTGCTGGGCATGCGCCACGGCGCGTATTGCGTAGGCTGCTGCTGGGTGCTGATGGCCTTGCTCTTTGTGGGCGGCGTCATGAATCTCGTCTGGATTGCCGCTCTGTCGCTCGTCGTCTTTGTGGAGAAGATCCTGCCCCGCGGCGAACACGTCGGCCGCGTGCTGGGCGCCGTGCTGATTGCCTGGGCAGGTGCCACGCTGCTGGTTTGA
- a CDS encoding DUF1326 domain-containing protein produces MTPWEIQGTELINCNCSYGCPCQFNALPTKGICEAMGAISIDSGYHGDVQLDGVKIALLFHWPGPIHEGKGRCQPIVDERATPAQREAILKIMAGQDTEPFATMFSVFASTFEQVFDPIFTQIDYDVDVDARRGRIHVDGIFDTVGEPIRNPVTGAEHRARIDLPHGFEYELAEVGSATSHSQGNIALDLKNSYGQFARLHLNNKGPIRHRTAA; encoded by the coding sequence ATGACTCCGTGGGAAATCCAAGGGACTGAGCTCATCAACTGCAATTGCTCATACGGTTGCCCGTGTCAGTTCAACGCGCTGCCAACCAAAGGTATCTGCGAAGCAATGGGCGCGATCTCGATCGACAGCGGCTACCACGGCGATGTGCAACTCGACGGCGTGAAGATCGCGCTCTTGTTCCATTGGCCCGGCCCCATCCACGAAGGCAAAGGCAGATGTCAGCCGATCGTCGACGAGCGCGCCACCCCGGCACAACGCGAAGCCATCCTGAAAATCATGGCAGGGCAAGATACCGAACCGTTCGCGACGATGTTCTCAGTATTCGCGTCGACGTTTGAGCAGGTATTCGATCCGATCTTTACGCAGATCGACTACGACGTCGATGTCGATGCCCGACGCGGCCGGATTCATGTCGATGGCATATTCGATACCGTTGGCGAACCGATCCGTAATCCGGTGACGGGCGCCGAACACCGTGCCCGCATCGATCTGCCGCACGGCTTCGAATACGAACTGGCCGAGGTGGGCTCCGCCACCAGCCACTCACAGGGCAACATCGCGCTGGATCTCAAAAATTCTTACGGGCAATTCGCGCGACTGCACCTGAACAACAAGGGACCGATTCGGCATCGCACCGCTGCATGA
- the prmB gene encoding 50S ribosomal protein L3 N(5)-glutamine methyltransferase: MTTPTLPASHPFTTVRDLLRYAVSRFTAAGLVFGHGSENAYDEAAYLILHTLHLPIDTLEPFMDARLLPEEVAAVLKVIERRAVDRVPAAYITHEAFMHGMRFYVDERVIVPRSFIGELLEDGLEPWIDQEDGPTDVLELCTGSGCLSILAALQWPNATIDAVDLSPDALVVANRNVADYHLEERIRLHEGDLYAPLPPGVHYDVILTNPPYVNEASMQALPPEYRAEPRMALAGGTDGMDIVRRILADAPRHLKPHGVLVVEIGNERENVEAAFPDLDLVWLPTSAGEDQVFLVTREAL, encoded by the coding sequence ATGACCACGCCTACCCTCCCCGCCTCCCACCCGTTCACCACCGTCCGCGATCTGCTGCGCTACGCCGTATCGCGCTTCACCGCCGCCGGCCTTGTTTTCGGCCATGGCAGCGAAAACGCCTACGACGAAGCCGCTTACCTGATCCTGCACACGCTGCACCTGCCGATCGACACGCTGGAGCCCTTCATGGACGCGCGCCTGCTGCCCGAAGAAGTGGCCGCCGTGCTGAAGGTGATCGAGCGCCGCGCCGTCGACCGCGTGCCCGCCGCGTACATCACGCACGAGGCATTCATGCACGGCATGCGCTTCTACGTGGACGAGCGCGTGATCGTGCCGCGCAGCTTCATCGGAGAACTGCTCGAAGACGGACTGGAACCGTGGATTGACCAGGAGGACGGCCCGACCGATGTGCTGGAGCTGTGCACCGGCTCGGGCTGCCTGTCGATCCTGGCGGCGCTGCAATGGCCCAATGCGACGATCGACGCGGTGGACCTGTCGCCGGACGCACTGGTTGTGGCCAATCGCAACGTCGCCGATTACCACCTGGAAGAGCGCATCCGCCTGCACGAAGGCGACCTGTATGCGCCACTGCCGCCGGGCGTGCATTACGACGTGATCCTGACGAACCCGCCGTACGTGAACGAGGCGTCGATGCAGGCGCTGCCACCCGAATACCGCGCCGAGCCACGCATGGCCCTGGCCGGCGGCACCGACGGTATGGACATCGTGCGTCGCATTCTGGCCGATGCGCCACGCCATCTGAAGCCGCACGGCGTGCTGGTTGTCGAGATCGGCAACGAGCGCGAAAACGTTGAAGCGGCGTTCCCCGATCTTGATCTGGTCTGGCTGCCGACCAGCGCAGGCGAAGACCAGGTATTCCTGGTCACGCGCGAGGCGCTGTAA